ATATACAATCAATAAAATCCCGGATACTAATTTAAACTTCTTAACCATAAAAAATATTTAATATATAGAACATGATATATTTTATACATAAAAAAATAAAGCCCCCGAGGAGGCTTTATATTGTGCTGAATTTAAGGCTATGCCGCAGATATGATTTTGGGGGGAACGGCAAATCTGTCTGCGACAGATGAAGCAGCATAAGATTCGGGTTTGGTAGCAACCTGAAAACCAAAGCCTTTAACCATTCCTGTCACCTCTTTAATCATGTCTTTTGTTTCCCCGTTGGGGCCAATATCAACATGAATAACGAAGTTTTCCTCCAAAAGACCGGCACTTATAAGTTCCGGCAATATCTGTTGTCCAAGATACAACGAGAGCATCGCTTCATTATATATCTTGCTGCGCAAAGAGCGTGGGGTATATACAATATTTTTTGAAATAAAAGCGCGCCCGCCCGACCCGATTCTGTGTATAACCACAGCTGTGGCATAGGCCACGTCTCCATACCCTTCTGAATCTGAGCCTACAATTACCCGATAATCTTTATCAGAATCCTCCTTAACAAAAGTAACGATGTCTTCTACAACATCGCGAAAACCCATCTCCTTTTTGTTCAGGCCTACAAACCTATCAAAATTGTATTCAAATTTTTGCATATAACTCCCTTCATTCAAACCTTTACTGTTTCTATTGATGTCAATATACCACATTTTTATAAAAGAACAAGCTCGCAAAACGAGCTTGTAAAGTAGTGCCTGCCTATACTAAGATAGGTTTTATTCGATGCCGTATTAAAAATAAAAGCGCCTATATTTGGCGCTTTTTATATGCTATTTTTCCAGAAATACTTTTTCCTTCATAAAGTCGTATCTAACTTTAAAGTTTTTTTTCATATAGACAGGACTAAGTATGTAAACGGCAAATGATTCGGCGAAATCCTCATACGCGTTAGTTCCCGCGTAGGACGAAGGGCGATGGCGGTTTTTGTGTATACTCTCCGGCAAGAAAGGGCCCGACGGGTCCAGTCTGTAGTCAACAGCGTGTCCTATCTCATGCAGTATTGTCCTTATGTTTGACCTTTCTCTCGTTTGCTTGCTTACACTTACGAATATAGAAAAATTATGTTGCGTAAAACATCCCAAATAGTTATCTTCTATGCATGTGTCCCCGCTGTTAAAACTGACAAGAAGACCGCTTATTTTATCTATTATGTGTTTGGGCAAAAGCTCTAAGGATGTCTGCAAGTATCCCAGCCACAAAATTTTTTCAGTGTCATTAATATCATCACTAAAAGTTACAGTAACACCGTGCATCGTGTATAAATCGTGGGTATCTGAAACCCAGCTTCCCGCAAGGTGTGCGTATGGATTATTTTCTGTAACAGGTATCTCTGTAGTTTCTGACATACAGACAGAAAGAAAAACCATAACAGTCAAAAACACAACGAAAACTCTGCGTAACACAAAAATCACCTCCTTTATTTTTGAATAGAACTGATTAAACTATACACAAAAACAATTTTGTTTACAACAAAAAACGGCCCCGATTTTATCTTGCGATAAACATTGGGGCCGTATGTACTAAAGTCTTTGCTTCGCGACAAAATGTCCTTCTCTTACCTCTGTAAGAACAGAGTCGGACAGTTCATAGTAAAGCTTTATCTCGTCATCCACCGGCTCTCTTTCCCGCGCGAGGCGCGGGTCAGGAATGGGGATGGAGTTAATAAGGCGTTTTGTGTAGGGGTGCTCGGGGGTTTTAAAAACCTGCTCCGGCATTCCCATTTCCACAATTCGTCCCTTCCACATAACGGCGACCCTGTCGCATATGGCGGCAATGGTAGCAAGTTCGTGGGAAATAACTATGTAGGAAAGATTTCTTTCTTTATGGAGTTTAATTAAAAGCTCCAGTATCGTTCTTTTGCGTGACGCGTCCAGCGATGCTGTGGGCTCATCAAGTATCAACACATCCGGGCTTGTTGCCAAAGCTGAGGCAATAGCTATCCGTTGCTGTTCGCCTCCGGAAAACCTGCCTACAACCTCGTTCGCGCGCTCAGGAGGAAGTCCAACAACCTCAAGTAGTTGCGCTACTCTATTCTCCTTTTC
The genomic region above belongs to Candidatus Spechtbacterales bacterium and contains:
- a CDS encoding ribonuclease H-like YkuK family protein — translated: MQKFEYNFDRFVGLNKKEMGFRDVVEDIVTFVKEDSDKDYRVIVGSDSEGYGDVAYATAVVIHRIGSGGRAFISKNIVYTPRSLRSKIYNEAMLSLYLGQQILPELISAGLLEENFVIHVDIGPNGETKDMIKEVTGMVKGFGFQVATKPESYAASSVADRFAVPPKIISAA